The following are encoded in a window of Natronomonas gomsonensis genomic DNA:
- a CDS encoding Cdc6/Cdc18 family protein, whose amino-acid sequence MDEEVASPGTSQTTFENGSDLADSSQEATNGDGGGISIRDRLQTESSGGVFANKDLVRSDTIIDEDRIVGRDDQLGRVVDNLKPVLQNEGIPDMLLSGPSGTGKSLIIHAVCKQIVELCESQDKTFGVISINCEGPKTADRAVYRLVKAAADDLGVDPGVPQTGVSTDQKLERLYELMREYYDGVIFILDEIDMLEGPYQEAEYNSLIYQLSRARKLADFDGPISLTTITNYADFMKDLNSRAQSSYNPDDIFFDDYDANQLRSILRNRRDAFKPDSLADDVVPLVAAFGSQTHGDARKAIDLLRWAGELAERRGADTVIETDVRDAQEKYTENRKLRHISGISTQKKLSIYAVAATAHYAREHPEWIPAGPAFKTYQFIADTMDADQYSRETFVNHVTEQSTYGVLDFERRGKGRGRGVHMYFSLSEDPETIMETIREDSRFEDLAHEEATISAVVRERLKQFRSKN is encoded by the coding sequence ATGGATGAGGAGGTGGCGTCTCCTGGCACATCACAAACGACCTTCGAAAACGGATCAGATCTCGCTGATTCGTCTCAAGAAGCAACTAATGGCGACGGTGGCGGCATCTCAATTCGTGATCGGCTCCAAACCGAGTCGTCCGGTGGGGTCTTCGCGAACAAAGACCTCGTCCGGTCAGATACCATCATCGACGAGGACCGTATCGTCGGTCGTGACGACCAGCTAGGCCGTGTCGTCGACAACCTAAAACCGGTCCTCCAGAATGAGGGGATCCCCGATATGCTCCTGAGCGGGCCATCTGGAACGGGGAAATCGCTCATCATTCATGCAGTCTGCAAACAGATCGTCGAACTGTGTGAATCCCAAGACAAGACCTTCGGGGTCATTTCAATCAACTGCGAGGGGCCGAAGACTGCAGATCGGGCTGTCTATCGGTTAGTCAAAGCTGCTGCCGACGACCTCGGCGTTGATCCTGGTGTTCCCCAAACCGGTGTCTCAACGGATCAGAAGCTGGAGCGACTGTACGAACTCATGCGAGAGTATTACGACGGTGTCATCTTCATTCTCGATGAGATCGATATGCTCGAGGGGCCGTATCAGGAAGCAGAGTACAATTCTCTCATCTACCAGCTTTCACGAGCTCGCAAACTCGCTGACTTTGATGGCCCCATCTCGCTCACGACGATCACGAACTACGCCGACTTTATGAAGGACCTCAACAGCCGCGCACAGAGTTCTTACAACCCTGACGACATCTTCTTCGACGATTACGATGCGAACCAACTCCGTAGTATTCTCCGCAACCGGCGGGACGCCTTCAAGCCAGACTCACTTGCAGATGACGTTGTTCCGCTTGTTGCTGCGTTCGGCTCCCAAACGCACGGGGATGCGCGGAAAGCGATTGATCTCCTCAGATGGGCTGGTGAATTAGCCGAACGGCGTGGGGCTGACACGGTTATCGAGACTGATGTCCGTGATGCTCAGGAAAAATACACCGAAAACCGCAAGCTCCGCCATATCAGCGGCATTTCGACTCAAAAGAAACTCTCCATCTACGCTGTGGCGGCCACTGCCCACTACGCAAGAGAACATCCTGAGTGGATCCCTGCTGGACCTGCGTTCAAGACGTATCAATTCATTGCCGACACGATGGATGCGGACCAGTACAGCCGCGAGACGTTCGTCAATCACGTCACAGAACAGAGTACGTACGGTGTACTGGACTTCGAGCGTCGGGGCAAGGGGCGAGGCAGAGGAGTGCATATGTATTTCTCCCTCTCCGAGGATCCGGAAACGATCATGGAGACGATCCGTGAGGATTCCCGGTTCGAAGATCTAGCTCACGAGGAGGCGACTATCAGCGCGGTTGTCCGCGAACGGCTGAAGCAGTTCCGGAGTAAGAACTGA
- a CDS encoding helicase-related protein: MLSLPPLVDNANRTLEDAYKRIIPQIEEGRIATGYFYLSGFDLYREDLENLADPDELGHAPLRILMGRQTNRGTADEIGEGQNLKEELKREVRESISELNNAQIGRLDRLRDFIAEGEVSVRVRNPENGYFHAKGASFRAPLEDDEDWGHDGDEDTRPCATVVGSSNFTKSGHQNNIELNLTSQDRHKAEAFEEWYDNQWANAEEFSEEIIRIIENSEEYQDWKEQQEDESDQETSSEELGTYLEPFELYKLLAYDELSGNVNIRDSPLYYFQKLGYESAKEKLSQFNGCIVSDSVGLGKSFIGGELLHDYRQRGDHCLLIVPANLTDQWEDLLQNDTDEDGNPYFGLEVDGTHLDVMSISKFQNLSYDEVQDLKDEFDVLLIDEAHRFRNYGKWRPNPDHDDDYKGTRRHANLRQLRGKTMIMLTATPINNSATDLKNLISLFTSPEELRNKASLDFDAFDEYIELSETRKRIASGKEEVGDDEQQEITEQLQRHSSEISNILNEVMVLRTRKHVKDQIQDSEDFEMSFKPPKLNKQQYSLPAAYQPIYRMLPDVMDALHLPHITVKNPKAGSTLKALYKLNLLKRLESSTYAFVQSIETLHQSERQLLGLLGELPEDEDIDMLRTVREGDDSELGDFVEGADAAEDLEQTLEEFGFDTAAIQSEEGADTEGDELADATIGEVKTYIREDLTLLSYFLSQFIGDVARDAGDVSDYAVSTRQWLADHDAGVLPDIPEEEMNPIIYPNSDLSEVDPATRDFYEAVFSLREFRDPKIDRLADVLTNHDQKVLIFTQYRATADYVYRTLCDNEDSPLTEANSAVVKGGDENKQDIIQRFAPEASGYQQTLAESGDSELQYVVATDTLSEGVNLQDVHVVVNYDLPWNPMRIVQRVGRVDRIGSTAEKHVHNFYPDGDIEAAIKLLKRLQAKINDIALIVGKENNILDPNEDQILEKTGVDTEKTIGELQVDEIEDSLQKSREIDDVNELDDTSKNPLLRNAGSNEHAAFERYLLKRELNEDYDLTAEDFEYAEDFFNDPPEEREFLYTNVTDHDAGPRPGVFALAHLWFDDDDHESPLGRVRRAFYYKPFADEVKERPVSTLNIDPSVDGEPITGHPDTVLSNRGEIQAVLDERLEVIREGQVEGAFKQGEAFSKEQETILDFISHYVQPNHGDEPAPVEEFETIGEWATDIEARLQEVKLANTDEDRILREIFRQNEQYDSFPEWPTGEFLSQLEEFLEENVEASTEYQTKLMGESDVQAKLVCWGVVGQ, from the coding sequence ATGCTCTCACTTCCTCCGCTTGTCGATAACGCCAACAGAACACTAGAAGACGCTTACAAGCGGATTATTCCCCAGATCGAGGAAGGCCGTATCGCAACTGGCTACTTTTATCTCTCAGGATTTGACCTCTACCGGGAAGACCTTGAAAACTTGGCTGACCCCGATGAGCTCGGCCACGCTCCGCTTCGGATTTTGATGGGTCGGCAGACGAATAGGGGAACTGCTGACGAAATCGGTGAGGGACAGAATCTCAAAGAGGAACTCAAAAGAGAGGTGAGAGAAAGCATCTCGGAGCTGAATAACGCTCAGATCGGCCGACTAGACCGGCTACGAGACTTTATCGCCGAAGGCGAGGTGAGCGTCCGTGTGCGAAATCCTGAAAATGGTTACTTCCACGCAAAGGGTGCATCATTTCGAGCGCCACTCGAAGATGACGAAGATTGGGGACACGACGGGGATGAAGACACCCGCCCATGTGCTACAGTTGTCGGCTCCTCGAACTTCACCAAGAGCGGCCACCAGAATAACATCGAGCTGAACCTCACGAGTCAGGATCGACACAAGGCCGAAGCGTTCGAGGAGTGGTACGACAACCAGTGGGCCAACGCCGAGGAGTTCAGTGAGGAGATCATCCGAATCATCGAGAACAGCGAGGAGTACCAGGACTGGAAGGAACAGCAGGAGGACGAGTCCGACCAGGAGACGTCATCCGAGGAGCTGGGCACGTATCTCGAACCGTTCGAGCTCTACAAGCTGCTCGCCTACGACGAACTGAGTGGGAACGTCAACATCCGTGACAGCCCACTGTACTACTTCCAGAAGCTCGGGTACGAGAGTGCAAAGGAGAAGCTCTCCCAGTTCAACGGGTGCATCGTCTCCGACTCGGTCGGCCTGGGAAAATCATTTATTGGCGGTGAACTCCTCCACGACTACCGCCAACGTGGCGACCACTGTCTCCTCATTGTCCCGGCCAACCTGACTGATCAGTGGGAAGACCTACTCCAGAACGACACTGACGAAGACGGCAATCCGTACTTCGGGTTAGAGGTAGACGGCACGCACCTTGACGTGATGAGTATCAGCAAGTTCCAGAATCTCTCCTACGACGAGGTGCAGGACCTCAAAGACGAGTTCGACGTCCTGCTTATCGACGAGGCTCACCGGTTCCGGAACTACGGGAAGTGGCGACCGAATCCGGACCACGATGATGACTACAAGGGGACGCGACGACACGCGAATCTCAGGCAACTCCGCGGAAAGACGATGATTATGCTGACCGCGACCCCGATCAATAACAGCGCTACCGACCTAAAGAACCTCATCAGCTTGTTCACCAGCCCGGAGGAACTTCGGAACAAGGCGTCACTCGACTTTGATGCGTTCGACGAATATATCGAACTCTCGGAGACGCGAAAACGCATCGCATCCGGGAAAGAGGAGGTCGGCGACGACGAACAGCAAGAAATCACCGAGCAGCTCCAGCGACACTCCTCTGAGATATCGAATATCCTTAACGAAGTGATGGTTCTCCGAACGCGCAAGCACGTCAAAGACCAGATACAGGACAGCGAAGACTTCGAGATGAGCTTCAAGCCGCCGAAACTCAACAAGCAACAGTACTCCCTGCCGGCGGCCTACCAGCCAATATATCGGATGCTTCCCGACGTAATGGACGCCCTCCACCTTCCTCACATCACAGTCAAAAACCCGAAAGCAGGGAGCACGCTGAAAGCCCTCTACAAGCTGAACCTCCTCAAACGGCTCGAGTCCTCAACGTACGCGTTCGTCCAGTCGATCGAGACGCTGCATCAGAGCGAACGCCAGCTTCTCGGCCTTCTTGGTGAACTCCCCGAGGACGAAGACATCGATATGCTCCGAACTGTTCGGGAGGGGGATGACTCTGAACTCGGTGACTTTGTCGAAGGAGCCGACGCTGCTGAAGACCTCGAACAAACACTCGAAGAATTCGGGTTCGATACCGCCGCTATTCAATCGGAAGAAGGAGCTGATACCGAGGGAGATGAACTGGCGGACGCCACCATCGGCGAGGTGAAGACGTACATCAGGGAGGACCTTACCCTTCTCTCGTATTTCCTCTCGCAGTTCATCGGTGATGTCGCCCGTGATGCGGGTGATGTGAGCGATTATGCAGTTTCCACGCGGCAATGGCTCGCTGACCACGACGCTGGTGTCCTCCCAGATATTCCCGAAGAGGAGATGAATCCGATTATCTACCCGAATAGTGACCTGAGCGAAGTCGACCCCGCCACACGCGACTTTTACGAGGCCGTCTTTTCACTCCGCGAGTTCCGCGATCCGAAGATCGACCGACTTGCAGATGTCCTCACGAATCACGATCAGAAGGTGCTCATCTTCACGCAGTATCGAGCAACTGCAGACTACGTCTATAGAACCCTCTGTGACAACGAGGATTCCCCACTCACAGAGGCGAACAGTGCCGTCGTCAAGGGTGGTGACGAGAATAAGCAGGACATCATTCAACGCTTTGCTCCCGAGGCGTCAGGCTACCAGCAAACGCTCGCCGAGTCGGGGGACTCAGAGCTACAGTACGTAGTGGCCACTGACACGCTGAGTGAAGGGGTTAATCTTCAGGACGTTCATGTTGTGGTCAATTACGACCTGCCGTGGAACCCGATGCGGATTGTCCAGCGTGTCGGGCGAGTCGACCGGATCGGGAGTACCGCCGAGAAACACGTCCACAACTTCTACCCGGACGGCGACATCGAGGCGGCGATTAAGCTCCTGAAACGCCTACAGGCAAAGATCAACGATATCGCGCTCATCGTCGGAAAGGAGAACAACATCCTCGATCCGAACGAAGACCAGATTCTTGAAAAGACAGGTGTAGACACGGAGAAGACTATCGGAGAATTACAGGTGGACGAGATCGAGGACTCTCTCCAGAAGTCCCGTGAAATTGACGACGTGAATGAACTTGACGACACGAGCAAGAATCCGCTCCTCCGCAATGCTGGGAGTAATGAACACGCTGCGTTCGAGCGGTACCTTCTGAAGCGAGAACTGAACGAGGATTATGACCTGACTGCGGAAGACTTCGAGTACGCTGAGGACTTCTTTAATGACCCGCCCGAAGAACGAGAATTCCTCTACACGAATGTAACTGACCACGATGCCGGTCCTCGTCCGGGCGTGTTCGCCCTTGCCCACCTCTGGTTTGACGATGATGACCACGAGTCCCCGCTTGGTCGCGTCCGTCGTGCTTTCTACTACAAGCCCTTCGCCGACGAGGTCAAAGAGCGGCCCGTGAGCACGCTCAATATTGACCCTTCAGTTGACGGCGAACCGATTACCGGGCATCCAGATACGGTGTTATCGAATCGTGGTGAAATTCAAGCAGTGCTTGACGAGCGTCTTGAGGTGATTCGAGAGGGCCAAGTTGAGGGTGCTTTCAAACAGGGAGAGGCCTTCTCGAAGGAACAAGAGACGATCCTCGATTTCATCAGTCACTACGTTCAGCCGAATCACGGCGATGAGCCGGCTCCTGTTGAAGAGTTCGAAACGATAGGAGAATGGGCTACCGACATCGAAGCGCGGCTGCAGGAGGTAAAGCTGGCGAACACGGATGAAGACCGAATTCTACGGGAAATCTTTCGCCAGAACGAGCAGTACGACTCTTTCCCAGAGTGGCCGACCGGGGAGTTCCTCAGTCAGCTTGAGGAGTTCTTGGAAGAGAACGTCGAAGCCTCTACTGAATACCAGACGAAACTAATGGGAGAGAGTGATGTACAAGCGAAGCTCGTATGCTGGGGGGTTGTCGGACAGTGA
- a CDS encoding BREX-1 system adenine-specific DNA-methyltransferase PglX has translation MQCIEYFQRLEAEGQGWELESRTREEIEDIESGKGTSSLYAKRTAILNNLYGVDIDEGAVEICKLRLWLSMVADIEDEPSEVEPLPNIDFNVRQGNSLIGQLDTDIESNEDGDSDLDSWEVKTRFEDVKEAIKKHKKAETSVEAQEWRKEAEDRIEEHRDKFDEILRREFQDAGFDDITIEEIREWSPFHWPLEFADVFEKGGFDVFIGNPPWDMLYANRDDFFIRYDEQFRTYQSEEKDGVMEDLLSSPEVAWEWEDYKDSMETQADFFTQGDVYKLQSPVVGGRTMPTKNELSALFLERVFRLSRDGVKVSLLLPGTIFGGVMGKDLRMHLLDHTDVENLIGFENKGIFEAIDDRYRFAILTFEYGGKTSALRGIFNQRDMDIVYRIEDEAVNIPRDVLVSYSPEGGIFPSITSQIEVSVLEKVVEQPSLGEDLEDAWTVDMLTKEFVESTDKDRLLTSPEEADYPVYGGKNIHQFQYDNTHTDALDGPQYWSRGMYDPPNSAQYRVREKKFNRGNLKRAIYDAFGGSETSKSQVQFVDELLEEHRSHGLEEEDVLLDCTEYRIGIRDVSRSRDERTIIATVLPKDVICLHTINTFKPFAIEPEEEHLTESPLRSPYVRRFTDQELFVATGLLNSIAFDFLMRTKVETHIVKRELLESQLPRLTDGDDWFHYITERAARLNCYGKEFKEMRERLGGIEAAVENQERRELQAEIDAAAFHAYGLERRDVKFVLDDFHRVESPKLMDEMYFDLVLEKYDLLDQKGPLP, from the coding sequence ATGCAATGCATTGAGTATTTCCAGCGGCTCGAAGCTGAAGGGCAAGGCTGGGAGCTAGAATCCAGAACGCGAGAAGAGATAGAGGATATCGAGTCTGGAAAAGGCACCTCATCACTGTACGCAAAGCGAACGGCCATCCTCAACAATTTGTACGGAGTCGATATCGACGAAGGTGCTGTTGAAATTTGCAAGCTCAGGCTCTGGTTGTCGATGGTCGCTGATATCGAGGATGAACCGAGCGAGGTCGAGCCGCTCCCCAATATCGATTTCAACGTACGGCAGGGGAACAGCCTAATCGGTCAACTCGATACGGACATCGAGAGTAACGAAGACGGAGACAGCGATCTCGATTCTTGGGAAGTGAAAACTCGTTTTGAGGACGTGAAAGAGGCCATCAAGAAGCACAAGAAAGCTGAGACCAGTGTTGAAGCCCAAGAATGGCGGAAGGAGGCAGAAGACAGAATAGAGGAACACCGGGACAAATTTGACGAAATCCTTCGGCGAGAATTCCAGGATGCTGGCTTTGACGACATAACGATTGAGGAAATTCGGGAGTGGTCCCCCTTCCACTGGCCGTTGGAGTTCGCCGACGTCTTCGAGAAAGGTGGATTCGACGTGTTCATCGGGAACCCACCATGGGACATGCTATACGCGAATCGCGACGACTTCTTCATCCGCTACGATGAGCAGTTCCGTACCTATCAGTCGGAGGAAAAAGACGGTGTGATGGAAGACCTCCTCTCAAGCCCTGAAGTTGCGTGGGAATGGGAGGACTACAAGGACTCAATGGAAACTCAGGCAGACTTCTTCACGCAAGGAGATGTCTATAAGCTCCAATCTCCGGTGGTGGGCGGTCGAACGATGCCGACAAAGAACGAACTTTCGGCTCTTTTTCTTGAGCGGGTCTTCAGACTCTCCAGAGACGGCGTGAAGGTGAGTCTGCTCCTCCCCGGTACTATCTTCGGGGGAGTAATGGGGAAAGACCTCCGAATGCATCTGCTGGACCACACGGACGTGGAGAATCTCATCGGGTTCGAGAACAAGGGTATCTTTGAGGCTATCGACGATAGATACCGGTTCGCGATTCTGACGTTCGAATATGGGGGGAAGACATCAGCTCTTCGGGGGATATTCAACCAACGTGATATGGATATAGTCTACAGGATCGAAGATGAGGCAGTCAACATTCCGCGCGACGTACTCGTCAGTTATTCTCCAGAAGGGGGAATCTTCCCATCCATCACCTCGCAGATCGAAGTAAGCGTCTTGGAGAAGGTAGTTGAGCAGCCTTCCTTGGGTGAAGATTTAGAGGACGCTTGGACAGTTGATATGCTCACTAAGGAGTTCGTTGAATCGACTGATAAGGATAGGCTCCTGACATCGCCGGAGGAGGCCGACTATCCCGTCTATGGCGGCAAAAATATCCACCAGTTCCAGTACGATAATACCCACACAGATGCGTTAGATGGACCGCAGTACTGGAGTCGGGGGATGTACGATCCACCGAATAGTGCCCAATACCGTGTTCGAGAGAAAAAATTCAACCGGGGGAACCTCAAACGGGCAATCTACGACGCCTTTGGAGGTTCAGAGACGAGCAAGTCCCAAGTTCAATTCGTAGATGAACTACTCGAAGAACACCGTAGTCACGGACTTGAGGAAGAAGATGTCCTGCTCGATTGCACTGAATACCGAATCGGCATTCGAGACGTTTCTCGATCCCGGGACGAGCGGACGATAATAGCGACGGTACTTCCGAAGGACGTCATCTGTCTCCACACCATTAACACGTTCAAGCCGTTCGCTATTGAGCCGGAAGAGGAACACCTCACAGAGTCCCCACTTCGGTCACCCTACGTTCGGCGATTTACGGATCAAGAACTCTTCGTGGCAACGGGACTCCTGAACAGCATTGCGTTCGATTTCCTGATGCGGACCAAAGTCGAGACGCACATCGTCAAGCGCGAGCTACTGGAATCCCAGCTACCACGCCTCACCGACGGAGATGACTGGTTCCATTATATCACTGAACGAGCTGCCCGATTGAACTGTTACGGGAAAGAATTCAAAGAAATGCGTGAGCGACTCGGCGGAATCGAGGCAGCGGTAGAAAACCAAGAACGCAGAGAATTACAGGCTGAAATCGACGCGGCCGCATTCCACGCGTATGGCCTGGAACGTCGTGACGTGAAGTTTGTCCTCGACGACTTCCATCGCGTTGAGAGTCCGAAGCTGATGGACGAGATGTACTTCGATCTGGTCTTGGAGAAATATGATCTGCTGGATCAGAAGGGGCCCCTACCGTAG
- a CDS encoding Eco57I restriction-modification methylase domain-containing protein produces MTLQQITASDIAGWDSLQDIANSFEKRGLKPRPKLGGDNELVVQLDDDEFIVIVNAGPGETATDFKPENRSRHTNLVATNDFETFTFITRVRSWEGQQHGRIKHQKISFSKEQFTRDSGEKNTILQKLNSIEYGSSAAIYDTLYDTQQVVKEFYEQFEELRTDLIREVTGIPDDRGDAKQRYVQVILDRMIFLYFIQEKRLLDRNPNYLHEQPNEVVDEGGDHYEEFYEPLFFEYLAEDKQNPDFGSLPYLNGGLFARNPVEEEFEDAKLGGSAEETNGLFDDILDFLSDWNWNVDERLDIVDPKNLSPAILGHIFEQTVNQKEMGAYYTPEEITGFMARRTIHPYLLDQLNEAVNADYDEIDNVFGFPVPEADSSAEAVADGGTITQQVPTENVQTSHVETLYHDILKEAHILDPAVGSGAFLLAAQEVLMDLYMQCIEYFQRLEAEGQGWELESRSRVELESIEEGHGGMSLFAKRSIILNNLYGVDIEDGAVEICKLRLWLSMVADIEDEPNEVEPLPNIDFNIRQGNSLIGFTELQEVAREDAGDASLSNWGVGTAVKDLYEDIIREQDRHRAADSAREAQNARKMAERKIDTHSEELNEKIRDQFNELVDEDVSLEELEEFSPFHWVLEFATVYREGGFDVIIGNPPWDELKPYRTDFFPKYDTEFRSRPPSKKDKKVEELLENPEIAAGWEKFQRDKERQATYINQSGEYEYQTPSVEGQQIARTNDLSLLFFERVYDIVRDGGYVSQLLPGPFFNAAAGKDLRVHALEESEIQSIIGFENRGIFSDIDTRYNFGIVTLRTDGSTDTVHGIFHQTSVDVLRSIDDVALEIPARILKEYSPGARIFPNIEDQREVSVLDKILQTPPLSTEIEGAWRTVLYKELDRGRDRDRFIDDESKGDYPVYQGKNIHQFCYEPTYVDDLEPISLWSVDEDNEELSAKHRVREKNFRARNDAISLKKAIYNKFADAPAFSHLPSSSQKRFVNRLLTGEFDRPELSLEDVRLHSSEYRLVLREVARATDERTLIAAVIPPGGVVVHTLYTVRPFEANPTKDDLSEFPMHSAYDSVFTDRELFVALGLINSIPFDFLMRTKVDSHASKYKFEESQAPRLTDGDDWFHYIADRAAKLNCYGEEFAEMRERLGGIKPATDMETRRELQAEVDAAVFHAYGLDEEEMQFVLDDFHRVSNPRIMTEAYFEKVAEKYTHLGDVGPME; encoded by the coding sequence ATGACTCTCCAGCAGATCACCGCATCCGATATCGCGGGCTGGGACTCTTTACAGGATATAGCGAACTCCTTTGAAAAACGCGGGCTTAAACCACGCCCGAAACTAGGGGGCGATAACGAACTCGTAGTCCAGCTTGATGATGACGAATTCATCGTCATTGTCAATGCTGGCCCCGGTGAGACTGCCACGGACTTCAAACCGGAAAATCGCTCACGGCATACCAACCTTGTTGCCACCAACGATTTCGAGACCTTCACCTTTATTACGCGAGTCCGAAGCTGGGAGGGGCAGCAGCACGGTCGAATTAAGCATCAAAAGATTTCGTTCTCGAAGGAGCAGTTCACGCGGGACAGCGGAGAGAAAAACACTATTCTCCAGAAGCTGAACTCGATCGAGTACGGTTCCTCTGCTGCGATATACGATACGCTCTACGACACGCAACAGGTCGTCAAGGAGTTCTATGAACAGTTCGAGGAACTCCGGACAGATCTCATTCGAGAGGTTACAGGCATCCCTGACGATCGTGGTGATGCGAAGCAACGATATGTGCAGGTCATTCTTGACCGGATGATCTTCCTCTACTTCATTCAGGAAAAACGCCTTCTTGATCGGAATCCAAATTACCTTCACGAACAGCCGAATGAAGTCGTTGACGAGGGTGGTGACCATTACGAAGAGTTCTACGAACCGCTTTTCTTCGAATACCTCGCGGAAGACAAACAGAACCCTGACTTCGGCAGTCTTCCGTACCTGAACGGTGGCTTGTTCGCAAGGAATCCTGTCGAAGAGGAGTTTGAGGATGCGAAATTAGGCGGCTCTGCCGAGGAAACGAACGGGCTCTTCGACGATATCCTCGACTTCCTCTCCGACTGGAATTGGAACGTAGACGAACGACTCGACATTGTCGATCCCAAGAACCTCTCCCCAGCGATCTTGGGCCACATCTTCGAGCAAACGGTTAATCAGAAGGAGATGGGGGCGTACTACACACCGGAAGAGATCACGGGGTTCATGGCCCGACGGACGATTCATCCATATCTACTCGATCAACTCAACGAGGCTGTGAACGCAGACTACGACGAGATCGACAATGTGTTCGGATTCCCTGTGCCCGAGGCAGATAGTAGCGCAGAAGCTGTTGCCGATGGTGGAACCATAACCCAGCAAGTTCCAACGGAAAACGTCCAGACCAGCCATGTGGAGACTCTCTACCACGACATTCTGAAGGAAGCACACATTCTCGATCCCGCCGTAGGAAGTGGTGCCTTCCTTCTCGCCGCACAGGAGGTGCTGATGGACCTATATATGCAATGCATTGAGTATTTCCAGCGGCTCGAAGCTGAAGGGCAAGGTTGGGAGCTGGAGAGTCGAAGTCGTGTAGAATTAGAGAGTATTGAAGAGGGACACGGGGGGATGTCACTTTTCGCAAAGCGATCTATCATTCTTAACAATCTCTATGGGGTCGATATTGAGGACGGAGCAGTCGAGATCTGCAAACTACGATTGTGGCTGTCGATGGTCGCTGATATCGAGGACGAACCGAACGAGGTCGAACCACTCCCGAATATTGATTTCAACATCCGTCAGGGTAACTCGCTAATCGGGTTCACCGAGCTCCAAGAAGTCGCACGGGAGGATGCCGGCGACGCGTCACTCTCGAATTGGGGTGTCGGAACTGCAGTCAAAGACCTCTATGAAGACATCATCAGGGAACAGGATCGCCATCGAGCAGCGGACTCTGCCCGTGAGGCGCAGAATGCTCGTAAAATGGCTGAGCGAAAAATCGACACCCACAGCGAGGAGCTTAATGAAAAGATCCGCGATCAGTTCAACGAACTTGTCGACGAGGATGTTTCTCTTGAGGAACTAGAGGAGTTCTCACCGTTTCATTGGGTACTTGAGTTCGCGACAGTCTATCGCGAAGGCGGCTTTGATGTCATCATTGGAAATCCACCGTGGGATGAGCTGAAGCCATACCGGACGGACTTCTTCCCAAAGTACGATACTGAGTTTCGTAGCCGCCCGCCAAGTAAAAAGGACAAGAAGGTAGAGGAGCTCTTAGAGAACCCTGAGATCGCTGCGGGATGGGAGAAGTTCCAGCGGGACAAGGAACGGCAAGCGACCTATATCAACCAGAGTGGAGAATATGAGTACCAAACGCCAAGCGTAGAAGGTCAGCAGATTGCGCGGACGAACGACCTGTCTCTACTGTTCTTCGAGCGCGTCTATGATATCGTCAGAGATGGTGGTTATGTTTCACAGCTGCTTCCTGGTCCGTTCTTCAATGCCGCCGCGGGGAAGGATTTGCGAGTACATGCCTTGGAAGAGTCTGAGATTCAGAGCATCATCGGATTTGAAAACCGAGGTATCTTCTCCGATATAGACACTAGGTATAACTTCGGTATCGTTACGCTCCGAACAGACGGAAGCACTGATACTGTCCACGGAATCTTTCATCAGACTTCCGTTGATGTTCTTCGGTCAATTGACGATGTAGCTCTAGAAATTCCAGCACGCATCCTCAAAGAGTATTCTCCTGGAGCTCGAATTTTCCCTAACATCGAGGACCAACGAGAGGTCTCTGTGCTGGATAAAATTCTCCAGACACCACCATTGTCGACTGAAATTGAAGGTGCTTGGCGTACGGTCTTGTACAAGGAACTGGATCGAGGACGAGATCGAGATAGATTCATCGACGACGAATCCAAAGGAGATTATCCAGTCTATCAGGGAAAGAATATACATCAGTTTTGTTACGAACCGACCTACGTCGACGACCTCGAACCCATCTCTTTGTGGAGTGTCGATGAGGATAACGAGGAGCTGAGCGCGAAGCATCGCGTTCGAGAGAAGAACTTCCGTGCCCGGAACGATGCGATCAGCCTCAAGAAGGCTATCTACAACAAATTCGCTGATGCCCCTGCGTTCAGCCATCTCCCGTCAAGTTCCCAGAAACGTTTCGTCAATCGGTTGCTGACCGGGGAATTCGACCGTCCCGAACTGTCCTTGGAAGACGTCCGTCTCCATAGCTCTGAGTATCGACTTGTGCTCCGTGAAGTCGCTCGTGCAACTGATGAACGGACGCTCATCGCGGCTGTAATTCCGCCAGGTGGAGTCGTCGTCCATACGCTGTACACGGTCCGCCCATTCGAGGCGAACCCTACCAAGGACGATCTTTCGGAGTTCCCGATGCACAGCGCTTACGACAGCGTTTTCACTGATAGGGAGCTTTTCGTCGCGCTTGGTCTGATCAACAGTATCCCCTTTGATTTCTTGATGCGGACAAAAGTTGATTCACACGCCTCGAAGTACAAATTTGAGGAGTCACAGGCGCCCCGACTCACTGACGGCGACGACTGGTTCCACTACATCGCCGATCGAGCGGCGAAGCTCAACTGTTATGGTGAGGAGTTTGCTGAGATGCGTGAGCGACTGGGTGGGATTAAGCCGGCGACGGATATGGAGACTCGGCGTGAACTACAAGCCGAAGTTGACGCGGCCGTGTTTCACGCATATGGGCTGGATGAGGAGGAAATGCAGTTCGTCCTTGATGACTTCCATCGGGTGTCGAATCCTCGAATTATGACGGAGGCGTACTTCGAGAAGGTTGCTGAGAAATACACTCATCTTGGAGACGTAGGGCCGATGGAATAA